A genome region from Cucumis sativus cultivar 9930 chromosome 4, Cucumber_9930_V3, whole genome shotgun sequence includes the following:
- the LOC101214318 gene encoding dirigent protein 22 yields MGSKFFFTCCLLWCLISSAMASDDDSFATRLNPKVLKLKKEKLTRFHLYWHDVVGGSNPTSVPVLPRLNNVTLFGLINMFDNPLTVGPDPKSRLVGRSQGLYASTAQHEIGLLMAMNFAFTYGKYKGSSITILGRNPILNQVREMPVVGGTGRFRFAKGHALAKTQYFNATTLDAVVEYDIYVLHYY; encoded by the coding sequence ATGGGAAGTAAGTTCTTCTTCACATGTTGTCTTCTTTGGTGCTTGATTAGTTCGGCCATGGCTTCGGACGACGACTCGTTTGCAACCAGGCTGAACCCCAAGGTGTTGAAACTGAAGAAAGAGAAGCTAACTCGTTTTCATCTTTACTGGCACGACGTGGTGGGCGGAAGCAACCCCACTAGCGTCCCGGTGTTGCCACGCCTAAATAACGTTACATTGTTTGGGCTTATCAACATGTTTGACAACCCATTGACGGTCGGACCAGACCCCAAGTCTCGGCTAGTGGGGAGATCTCAAGGTTTGTATGCCTCTACTGCACAGCATGAAATTGGACTTTTGATGGCTATGAACTTTGCGTTTACTTACGGAAAATACAAGGGGAGCTCCATCACCATTTTGGGTCGGAACCCTATTCTGAACCAAGTACGAGAGATGCCAGTGGTGGGAGGAACTGGACGGTTCCGATTTGCTAAAGGTCATGCGCTGGCTAAGACTCAATATTTCAACGCTACTACATTGGATGCTGTTGttgaatatgatatttatgtattgcattattattga
- the LOC101213672 gene encoding protein PHOTOSYSTEM I ASSEMBLY 2, chloroplastic isoform X1, with amino-acid sequence MASSSHLSAIPLRRPSSSSPPSLSHSANLKPVVLHVTSNSDDESCSTGDSKTPSKPLKGTQKLISRRWCLTCLCSSVTLMKSYGGTVTEAIANTMDGKPACRNCGGSGAVLCDMCGGTGKWKALNRKRAKDVYEFTECPNCYGRGKLVCPVCLGTGLPNNKGLLRRPDARQLLDKMYNGRLLPNS; translated from the exons AtggcttcttcttctcatctATCCGCCATTCCCCTCCGCCGTCCCTCTTCCTCCTCTCCACCTTCCTTATCCCACT CAGCTAACTTAAAGCCTGTTGTGCTTCATGTGACATCGAATTCTGATGATGAAAGCTGCAGTACTGGGGATTCAAAAACACCATCAAAACCGCTGAAG GGAACTCAAAAGTTGATTTCTCGTCGATGGTGCCTCACATGTTTATGTTCATCTGTGACGTTGATGAAGAGTTATGGAGGCACGGTGACTGAAGCTATTGCAAATACCATGGATGGAAAACCTGCGTGCCGAAATTGTGGAGGAAGTGGTGCTGTACTTT gTGACATGTGCGGTGGTACAGGGAAATGGAAAGCTCTAAATAGAAAACGGGCTAAAGATGTCTACGAGTTTACAGAATGTCCAAATTGTTATG GTAGAGGAAAACTTGTATGCCCTGTTTGTCTAGGGACTGGTTTACCAAACAACAAAGGTCTCCTAAGAAGGCCCGACGCACGACAATTGCTTGATAAGATGTACAACGGTCGCTTATTACCAAATTCCTGA
- the LOC101213194 gene encoding casein kinase 1-like protein HD16 encodes MPVLRRGVRRGRARILQKHFEEPPRAGTYVKTRAAVAREAAEARPRPRTRLAIKELNKNREEEVIVISERDTCLEDKKVQQLEEEEEDKGAMGDESGGLSANKAAGIEEEGTSAPFPEKVQVGGSPMYKIERKLGKGGFGQVFVGRRLTGGNDRATGAAATEVALKFEHRNSKGCNYGPPYEWQVYNALGGSHGVPKVHYKGRQGDYYVMVMDMLGPSLWDVWNSSGQAMSAEMVSCIAVESLSILDKMHAKGYVHGDVKPENFLLGQPSTAQEKKLFLVDLGLATKWKDSSTGQHVEYDQRPDMFRGTVRYASVHAHLGRTASRRDDLESLAYTLIFLHRGRLPWQGYQGDNKSFLVCKKKMATSPEMLCCFCPPPIREFLEIVVNMKFDEEPNYSKLISLFEGFIGPNPAVRPIKTDGAQKIISQVGQKRGRLNIGEDDDGQPRKKVRLGVPATQWISVYNARLPMKQRYHYNVADARLSQHVERGIADGLLISSVASCSNLWALIMDAGTGFTNQVYELSPYFLHKEWIMEQWEKNYYISSIAGANNGSSLVVMSKGTQYTQQSYKVSDSFPFKWINKKWREGFHVTSMATAGSRWGVVMSRNAGFSDQVVELDFLYPSEGIHRRWDNGYRITSTAATWDQAALILSVPRRKPGDETQETLRTSQFPSTHVKEKWAKNLYLACLCYGRTVA; translated from the exons ATGCCGGTGCTTCGCAGAGGTGTACGCAGAGGCCGCGCTAGGATCCTTCAGAAGCACTTTGAGGAGCCTCCGCGGGCTGGGACCTACGTTAAAACTCGGGCTGCGGTAGCTAGAGAAGCTGCGGAGGCGAGACCCAGGCCCAGGACTAGGTTGGCGATCAAGGAGTTAAATAAGAATCGGGAGGAGGAGGTGATTGTTATATCTGAGAGAGATACTTGTTTGGAAGACAAAAAAGTTCAACAgcttgaggaagaagaagaagataaaggCGCGATGGGTGATGAAAGTGGCGGCTTGAGTGCTAATAAGGCTGCTGGTATTGAGGAGGAGGGTACCTCAGCACCTTTTCCGGAAAAA GTTCAAGTAGGAGGGTCACCAATGTataaaatagagagaaaactAGGTAAAGGTGGATTTGGGCAAGTATTTGTTGGTCGTCGGCTCACAGGTGGAAACGATCGTGCAACAGGTGCTGCAGCTACTGAG gTTGCTCTTAAATTTGAGCACAGAAATAGTAAAGGTTGCAATTATGGTCCTCCATACGAATGGCAAGTTTACAA TGCTCTTGGAGGTAGTCATGGAGTGCCAAAAGTGCACTATAAGGGTCGACAAGGAGACTATTATGTGATG GTTATGGACATGCTAGGACCCAGCTTGTGGGATGTATGGAATTCTTCAGGGCAGGC CATGTCTGCAGAAATGGTATCTTGCATTGCAGTGGAATCATTATCAATATTGGATAAGATGCATGCAAAAGG tTATGTGCATGGAGATGTAAAGCCAGAAAATTTTTTACTCGGTCAACCTTCTACagcacaagaaaaaaaattgtttcttgtTGATCTTGGTTTAG CAACAAAATGGAAGGACAGCTCTACCGGACAGCATGTTGAATATGATCAACGTCCTGATATGTTCAG AGGAACTGTCCGATATGCTAGTGTTCATGCTCATTTGGGCAGAACTGCTAGTCGAAGGGATGATCTGGAATCTCTTGCATACACTCTTATATTCCTCCATCGAGGACGGCTACCATGGCAAGGCTATCAG GGTGACAACAAATCCTTTTTGGTTTGCAAGAAAAAGATGGCAACATCTCCTGAAATGTTGTGCTGCTTCTGCCCTCCACCTATTAGAGAATTTCTTGAAATTGTGGTGAACATGAAATTTGACGAAGAACCCAATTATTCTAAgcttatttctttatttgagGGTTTTATTGGACCAAATCCAGCTGTTCGACCCATTAAAACTGATGGTGCACAGAAG ATTATTAGTCAAGTTGGACAAAAGCGTGGCAGGCTGAACATTGGAGAAGATGACGATGGGCAGCCAAGGAAGAAAGTTCGTTTAGGTGTTCCAGCTACACAGTGGATTTCAGTTTACAATGCTCGATTGCCAATGAAGCAAAG GTATCATTATAACGTGGCTGATGCCAGGTTGTCACAACATGTAGAGAGAGGAATTGCAGATGGATTGCTTATTAGTTCTGTGGCATCTTGCTCAAATCTTTGGGCATTAATCATGGATGCTGGAACAGGTTTTACAAACCAAGTCTATGAGCTCTCGCCGTATTTCTTGCACAAG GAATGGATAATGGAACAGTGGGAAAAGAACTATTACATCAGTTCTATTGCTGGTGCTAATAACGGAAGCTCTCTTGTGGTGATGTCAAAAG GGACACAATATACCCAACAATCATACAAAGTGAGTGATTCTTTCCCCTTCAAGTGGATAAACAAGAAATGGAGAGAAGGGTTTCATGTGACCTCAATGGCAACTGCAGGAAGCCGATGGGGTGTTGTCATGTCACGCAATGCTGGTTTTAGTGATCAG GTTGTGGAGCTTGATTTTCTCTATCCAAGTGAAGGCATCCACAGACGATGGGATAATGGCTATAGAATAACATCTACAGCTGCAACTTGGGATCAAGCAGCTCTTATCTTGAGTGTCCCTAGGCGCAAACCTGGGGACGAGACTCAAGAAACACTTCGTACATCTCAGTTTCCAAGCACCCATGTAAAG GAAAAATGGGCGAAGAATCTGTATCTTGCTTGCCTGTGTTATGGAAGAACTGTAGCTTAA
- the LOC101213438 gene encoding E3 ubiquitin-protein ligase SINAT2-like gives MSTIIEFREKGMYQQPKSREEHASSAASFCKEVTELRLTSIDSQPATSRPEFKGVTFRKASTGGFARSRNDVHELLDCTVCMNLMHPPIYQCANGHTLCSSCKARVQNCCPTCRHELGNIRCLALEKVAESLELPCVYQNLGCIDMFPYYSKLKHEKNCKYRPYNCPYAGGECHVTGDIPSLVMHLKDDHEVDMHDGCSFSHRYVKSNPQEVENATWMLTVFNCFGRQFCLHFEAFRLGTAPVYMAFLRFMGDDSEAKQFSYSLEVGGNGRKLIWQGIPRSIRDSHRKVRDSHDGLIIQRKLALFCSGNEGMELKLKVTGRIWRVR, from the exons ATGAGTACCATAATAGAATTCAGAGAGAAGGGGATGTATCAGCAACCCAAGTCAAGGGAAGAACATGCTTCTTCTGCAGCCAGCTTCTGCAAAGAAGTGACCGAGTTGCGCCTTACATCGATAGATTCTCAACCAGCAACTTCTCGTCCTGAGTTCAAAGGTGTCACTTTCAGGAAAGCTTCAACTGGTGGCTTTGCTAGGAGTCGTAATGATGTACACGAGCTACTTGATTGTACTGTTTGCATGAATTTAATGCATCCTCCAATTTACCAG TGTGCAAATGGCCACACTCTTTGTTCAAGCTGCAAGGCAAGGGTTCAGAATTGCTGCCCTACCTGTCGGCATGAGCTTGGGAACATAAGGTGCCTAGCACTGGAAAAGGTGGCCGAGTCCCTTGAGCTCCCTTGTGTGTACCAAAACCTAGGTTGCATTGACATGTTCCCATACTACAGCAAGCTTAAACACGAGAAGAATTGTAAATACCGGCCGTACAACTGCCCTTACGCTGGAGGTGAATGTCATGTAACTGGTGACATTCCATCCCTTGTCATGCATCTCAAGGATGATCACGAGGTGGATATGCATGATGGATGTTCCTTCAGTCATAGATATGTCAAATCCAATCCCCAAGAAGTTGAAAATGCCACATGGATGCTAACT GTTTTCAACTGCTTTGGACGACAATTCTGTTTGCACTTTGAAGCATTTCGCCTAGGAACAGCACCTGTTTACATGGCATTCCTCCGGTTCATGGGTGACGACAGCGAGGCAAAACAGTTCTCATACAGTCTTGAAGTTGgtggaaatggaagaaaactCATCTGGCAAGGTATTCCAAGAAGTATTCGCGACAGCCATCGGAAGGTTCGAGACAGTCATGATGGACTAATTATTCAGAGGAAATTGGCATTATTTTGCTCTGGAAACGAGGGGATGGAACTGAAGTTAAAGGTTACAGGACGAATATGGAGAGTGAGGTGA
- the PEROXIDASE gene encoding peroxidase 2-like precursor codes for MAASSKVIVSLVLCLMMAVSVRSQLSSTFYDTTCPNVSSIVHGVMQQALQSDDRAGAKIIRLHFHDCFVDGCDGSVLLEDQDGITSELGAPGNGGITGFNIVNDIKTAVENVCPGVVSCADILALGSRDAVTLASGQGWTVQLGRRDSRTANLQGARDRLPSPFESLSNIQGIFRDVGLNDNTDLVALSGAHTFGRSRCMFFSGRLNNNPNADDSPIDSTYASQLNQTCQSGSGTFVDLDPTTPNTFDRNYYTNLQNNQGLLRSDQVLFSTPGASTIATVNSLASSESAFADAFAQSMIRMGNLDPKTGTTGEIRTNCRRLN; via the exons ATGGCGGCTTCTTCTAAAGttattgtttctttggtaCTGTGTTTGATGATGGCTGTGTCTGTGAGATCTCAGCTTAGCTCCACCTTCTATGACACTACATGTCCTAACGTATCAAGCATTGTGCATGGTGTTATGCAGCAAGCTCTTCAAAGTGACGATAGAGCCGGTGCCAAAATCATCCGTCTCCATTTTCACGATTGTTTCGTCGAC GGTTGTGATGGGTCGGTGCTACTCGAGGACCAAGATGGTATAACGAGTGAGTTGGGTGCACCTGGAAACGGAGGCATCACGGGTTTCAATATTGTTAATGACATCAAAACCGCAGTTGAGAATGTTTGTCCAGGAGTCGTTTCATGTGCTGACATTCTAGCCCTTGGTTCTAGAGACGCAGTCACCTTG GCATCAGGACAGGGTTGGACGGTTCAATTGGGAAGAAGAGACAGTAGAACAGCAAATTTGCAAGGAGCCAGGGATAGGCTCCCAAGTCCTTTTGAGAGTCTCTCCAACATCCAAGGTATATTCAGAGATGTTGGTCTTAACGATAATACCGATCTCGTTGCTCTATCAG GTGCACACACATTCGGGCGTTCAAGATGCATGTTTTTCAGCGGACGCCTAAACAATAATCCAAACGCAGATGACTCACCCATAGACTCGACATACGCGAGTCAGTTGAACCAAACTTGTCAATCAGGGTCAGGCACATTCGTGGATTTGGACCCGACGACGCCAAACACATTCGATAGAAACTACTACACAAACCTTCAGAACAACCAAGGGCTTTTGAGAAGTGACCAAGTTCTGTTCTCCACTCCAGGAGCTTCAACTATCGCTACTGTCAACAGCTTAGCCAGCAGCGAGAGCGCATTTGCTGACGCCTTCGCTCAATCAATGATCAGGATGGGAAATCTCGACCCTAAGACTGGAACCACCGGAGAAATCAGAACCAATTGTAGAAGACTCAATTAA
- the LOC101217981 gene encoding GTP-binding protein BRASSINAZOLE INSENSITIVE PALE GREEN 2, chloroplastic isoform X2, with protein sequence MPLVEALWEDFDGSFPKKVANLVSASIENNSAAWKQGKSGNVPRVVLVVTKTDLLPSSLSPEKFEHWVRQRAREGGINKITSLHMVSSIRDWGIKNLVEDVIELAGARGNVWAIGAQNAGKSTLINSIGKHVGGKITQLTEAPVPGTTLGIIRVEGIFPAQAKLFDTPGLLNPHQITTRLTREEQKLVHISKELKPRTYRIKVGHTIHVAGLMRLDVEETNLDTIYVTVWASPYLPLHMGKTENATKMQEDHFGIQLQPPIGKDRVEELGKWVRREFRVCGTSWDSSCVDAAVAGLGWFAIGLKGEVVLSIWTYEGVDIVLRSSVIPHRANFFEDAGFTVSKIVSKADQASNKPLGQSEKKKKSDPEVHVLAQT encoded by the exons ATGCCACTCGTTGAGGCACTATGGGAAG ATTTTGATGGGTCATTCCCAAAAAAGGTAGCGAACTTGGTATCGGCGAGTATTGAGAATAATTCAGCCGCCTGGAAACAGGGGAAATCAGGGAATGTGCCAAGAGTGGTGCTTGTGGTGACGAAAACAGATTTGCTGCCTAGTTCTTTATCACCAGAAAAATTCGAGCACTGGGTGAGGCAGAGAGCGAGAGAGGGAGGAATCAACAAGATAACGAGTTTGCATATGGTGAGTTCAATTAGAGATTGGGGGATAAAAAATTTGGTGGAGGATGTAATTGAGTTGGCTGGGGCAAGAGGAAATGTGTGGGCAATTGGAGCACAAAATGCTGGGAAAAGCACGTTGATTAATTCAATAGGAAAGCATGTTGGTGGGAAGATCACGCAGTTGACTGAAGCACCAGTTCCTGGGACAACGTTGGGGATAATCAGAGTAGAGGGAATTTTTCCTGCTCAAGCCAAATTGTTTGATACTCCTGGCCTTCTGAATCCTCATCAGATTACTACAAGATTGACAAGGGAAGAGCAGAAACTTGTTCACATCAGCAAGGAATTGAAACCCAGGACTTACAGGATTAAG GTTGGTCATACAATTCATGTTGCTGGTCTCATGAGGCTAGATGTGGAAGAAACAAATTTGGATACAATTTATGTTACAGTGTGGGCATCTCCTTATCTTCCATTACACATGGGGAAAACAGAAAATGCAACCAAAATGCAAGAGGACCATTTTGGTATTCAATTGCAG CCACCAATAGGCAAAGATCGAGTAGAAGAACTTGGAAAATGGGTGAGAAGGGAGTTTCGTGTTTGTGGAACTAGTTGGGATTCAAGTTGTGTAGATGCTGCTGTTGCTGGCCTGGGTTGGTTCGCCATTGGCCTAAAAGGCGAAGTAGTCTTAAGCATATGGACTTACGAGGGGGTCGATATTGTTTTACGAAGTTCTGTCATTCCTCATCGAGCAAACTTCTTTGAAGATGCTGGATTTACAGTCTCGAAAATTGTCTCCAAGGCTGATCAGGCTTCCAATAAACCACTTGGTCAAagtgaaaagaagaaaaagagtgaCCCCGAGGTTCATGTGCTTGCTCAAACGTAA
- the LOC101212717 gene encoding peroxidase 2: MASLFRVAFFLFLGLMVRASQAQLCPTFYDESCPDVSNIVRRVVQQALVSDERAGARLIRLHFHDCFVNGCDGSVLLEDQPGVVSELAAPGNANITGFNIVNNIKAAVEKACPGVVSCADILAIASVESVNLAGGPCWEVQLGRRDSRRANLQGAIDGLPSPFENVTQLKRKFDRVDLDSTDLVALSGAHTFGKSRCQFFDRRLNVSNPDSTLNPRYAQQLRQACSSGRDTFVNLDPTTPNKFDKNYYTNLQSNTGLLTSDQVLHSTPGEDTVKIVNLFAASQNQFFESFGQSMINMGNIQPLTGNQGEIRSNCRRLN; this comes from the exons ATGGCTTCCTTGTTCAGAgttgctttctttttgtttctggGGTTGATGGTTAGAGCTTCTCAAGCTCAGCTCTGCCCCACGTTTTACGACGAATCATGCCCCGACGTATCCAACATTGTGCGCCGTGTGGTACAACAAGCTTTGGTCTCTGACGAACGTGCTGGTGCCAGACTCATTCGACTTCATTTCCACGACTGCTTcgtaaat GGGTGTGATGGGTCGGTTTTACTAGAGGACCAACCTGGTGTGGTGAGTGAGCTTGCCGCTCCTGGAAATGCCAATATTACAGGGTTTAACATTGTTAATAACATCAAAGCTGCAGTCGAAAAGGCTTGTCCTGGTGTTGTTTCATGTGCTGACATCTTAGCTATAGCTTCCGTGGAATCAGTTAATTTG GCAGGAGGACCGTGTTGGGAGGTACAACTAGGAAGAAGAGACAGTAGAAGGGCAAATTTACAAGGCGCAATAGATGGCCTTCCAAGTCCTTTCGAAAATGTTACACAACTTAAACGCAAGTTCGATAGAGTAGATCTTGATTCTACTGATCTTGTTGCCTTATCTG GTGCACACACATTCGGGAAATCGAGATGTCAATTTTTCGACCGACGTTTAAACGTTTCAAATCCAGATAGCACGCTGAATCCCAGGTATGCACAACAGCTCCGTCAAGCTTGCAGTAGCGGCCGAGACACGTTTGTGAATCTGGACCCCACGACTCCCAACAAGTTCGACAAGAACTACTACACAAACCTTCAGTCCAACACCGGCCTTCTCACCAGTGACCAAGTCCTTCATTCCACTCCCGGCGAAGACACCGTCAAAATCGTCAACCTCTTCGCTGCCAGCCAGAACCAGTTCTTCGAAAGCTTCGGCCAGTCCATGATCAACATGGGAAATATCCAACCGTTGACTGGTAACCAAGGAGAAATTAGATCCAATTGCCGAAGGCtgaactaa
- the LOC101213672 gene encoding protein PHOTOSYSTEM I ASSEMBLY 2, chloroplastic isoform X2 yields MASSSHLSAIPLRRPSSSSPPSLSHSNLKPVVLHVTSNSDDESCSTGDSKTPSKPLKGTQKLISRRWCLTCLCSSVTLMKSYGGTVTEAIANTMDGKPACRNCGGSGAVLCDMCGGTGKWKALNRKRAKDVYEFTECPNCYGRGKLVCPVCLGTGLPNNKGLLRRPDARQLLDKMYNGRLLPNS; encoded by the exons AtggcttcttcttctcatctATCCGCCATTCCCCTCCGCCGTCCCTCTTCCTCCTCTCCACCTTCCTTATCCCACT CTAACTTAAAGCCTGTTGTGCTTCATGTGACATCGAATTCTGATGATGAAAGCTGCAGTACTGGGGATTCAAAAACACCATCAAAACCGCTGAAG GGAACTCAAAAGTTGATTTCTCGTCGATGGTGCCTCACATGTTTATGTTCATCTGTGACGTTGATGAAGAGTTATGGAGGCACGGTGACTGAAGCTATTGCAAATACCATGGATGGAAAACCTGCGTGCCGAAATTGTGGAGGAAGTGGTGCTGTACTTT gTGACATGTGCGGTGGTACAGGGAAATGGAAAGCTCTAAATAGAAAACGGGCTAAAGATGTCTACGAGTTTACAGAATGTCCAAATTGTTATG GTAGAGGAAAACTTGTATGCCCTGTTTGTCTAGGGACTGGTTTACCAAACAACAAAGGTCTCCTAAGAAGGCCCGACGCACGACAATTGCTTGATAAGATGTACAACGGTCGCTTATTACCAAATTCCTGA
- the LOC101217981 gene encoding GTP-binding protein BRASSINAZOLE INSENSITIVE PALE GREEN 2, chloroplastic isoform X1, producing the protein MLIARKLSASNLKSFLFLRFISHLSSSPICSNPSILFPLPSTLSRSFSSKPTSPQAFSLSRDGNFDETTSRFSLVCPGCGVHMQDSNPKHPGFFIKPSKKDSNYRLLTHLVPVDDESECSEFLKRGLVIEPEKEKTEEDVNEKPQKPTVCSRCHSLRHYGKVKDPSVENLLPDFDFNHTLGGRLVSTTGTRSVVLIVVDAADFDGSFPKKVANLVSASIENNSAAWKQGKSGNVPRVVLVVTKTDLLPSSLSPEKFEHWVRQRAREGGINKITSLHMVSSIRDWGIKNLVEDVIELAGARGNVWAIGAQNAGKSTLINSIGKHVGGKITQLTEAPVPGTTLGIIRVEGIFPAQAKLFDTPGLLNPHQITTRLTREEQKLVHISKELKPRTYRIKVGHTIHVAGLMRLDVEETNLDTIYVTVWASPYLPLHMGKTENATKMQEDHFGIQLQPPIGKDRVEELGKWVRREFRVCGTSWDSSCVDAAVAGLGWFAIGLKGEVVLSIWTYEGVDIVLRSSVIPHRANFFEDAGFTVSKIVSKADQASNKPLGQSEKKKKSDPEVHVLAQT; encoded by the exons atgTTGATTGCTCGAAAGCTTTCTGCTTCAAACCTCaaatcctttctttttttgcgTTTCATTTCACACTTGTCTTCTTCACCTATCTGCTCAAACCCATCAATCCTTTTCCCACTTCCTTCCACTCTTTCCCGTTCTTTCTCTTCCAAACCCACTTCTCCACAAGCTTTTAGTCTCTCCCGTGATGGCAACTTTGACGAAACCACTTCCCGATTCTCCCTCGTCTGCCCTGGTTGTGGAGTTCATATGCAAGACTCCAATCCCAAGCATCCTGGCTTCTTCATCAAACCCTCTAAGAAAGATTCCAATTATCGTCTCCTTACCCATCTCGTTCCCGTCGATGATGAATCCGAATGCTCTGAATTTCTCAAGAGAGGCCTCGTAATCGAGCCTGAAAAGGAGAAGACTGAAGAGGATGTGAACGAGAAACCCCAGAAGCCGACCGTGTGTTCGCGATGCCACTCGTTGAGGCACTATGGGAAGGTAAAGGATCCTTCAGTGGAGAATTTACTGCCTGATTTTGATTTCAATCATACTCTCGGTGGGAGATTGGTGTCTACTACGGGAACCCGATCTGTTGTTCTAATCGTCGTTGATGCTGCAGATTTTGATGGGTCATTCCCAAAAAAGGTAGCGAACTTGGTATCGGCGAGTATTGAGAATAATTCAGCCGCCTGGAAACAGGGGAAATCAGGGAATGTGCCAAGAGTGGTGCTTGTGGTGACGAAAACAGATTTGCTGCCTAGTTCTTTATCACCAGAAAAATTCGAGCACTGGGTGAGGCAGAGAGCGAGAGAGGGAGGAATCAACAAGATAACGAGTTTGCATATGGTGAGTTCAATTAGAGATTGGGGGATAAAAAATTTGGTGGAGGATGTAATTGAGTTGGCTGGGGCAAGAGGAAATGTGTGGGCAATTGGAGCACAAAATGCTGGGAAAAGCACGTTGATTAATTCAATAGGAAAGCATGTTGGTGGGAAGATCACGCAGTTGACTGAAGCACCAGTTCCTGGGACAACGTTGGGGATAATCAGAGTAGAGGGAATTTTTCCTGCTCAAGCCAAATTGTTTGATACTCCTGGCCTTCTGAATCCTCATCAGATTACTACAAGATTGACAAGGGAAGAGCAGAAACTTGTTCACATCAGCAAGGAATTGAAACCCAGGACTTACAGGATTAAG GTTGGTCATACAATTCATGTTGCTGGTCTCATGAGGCTAGATGTGGAAGAAACAAATTTGGATACAATTTATGTTACAGTGTGGGCATCTCCTTATCTTCCATTACACATGGGGAAAACAGAAAATGCAACCAAAATGCAAGAGGACCATTTTGGTATTCAATTGCAG CCACCAATAGGCAAAGATCGAGTAGAAGAACTTGGAAAATGGGTGAGAAGGGAGTTTCGTGTTTGTGGAACTAGTTGGGATTCAAGTTGTGTAGATGCTGCTGTTGCTGGCCTGGGTTGGTTCGCCATTGGCCTAAAAGGCGAAGTAGTCTTAAGCATATGGACTTACGAGGGGGTCGATATTGTTTTACGAAGTTCTGTCATTCCTCATCGAGCAAACTTCTTTGAAGATGCTGGATTTACAGTCTCGAAAATTGTCTCCAAGGCTGATCAGGCTTCCAATAAACCACTTGGTCAAagtgaaaagaagaaaaagagtgaCCCCGAGGTTCATGTGCTTGCTCAAACGTAA